A stretch of the Ornithodoros turicata isolate Travis chromosome 4, ASM3712646v1, whole genome shotgun sequence genome encodes the following:
- the LOC135392364 gene encoding uncharacterized protein LOC135392364, translating into MHLRKWATNDSELQVSFRTKNNDNSQMKKVLGIVWNTTNDVLSPPMDSLDQFLTKKRDTKRCLLQVSARIYDPLGILSPYTVKAKILSQRAWELGIGWDDELPEHIGKEWQQWCKGIPFLPKITVPRAITDDDSVVSRSIHCFCDASHQAYGAVLHLRTVYEDGRINVVIVAAKSRVAPLKRVSLPRLELLGALVGARLTHYVTATLNYEGLTVRYWTDSTVVLHWVKGSASRWKPFVANRVTEIQSMCNPSDWHHCPGESNPADLLTRGVLPDMLMKDDFWWKGPEWLNNEEALWPKFEVDTLELPETTSREERKNATAMMATDADVSTPLLTLENHSSLLTVLRITAWIKRFIHNCRQKDARISGPLSAAEIQSSLRQWIRQVQRESFPGELEILSSGKNTVGETSPLRTLSPFVDEDQIMRLRGRLQQRDAETAVKHPIILPKDHDFTSKLITQEHLRLLHGGVRDTLVQLRESYWILRGRQAVK; encoded by the coding sequence ATGCATCTAAGAAAGTGGGCAACGAACGACAGTGAGCTACAGGTATCGTTCAGGACTAAAAACAATGACAACAGTCAGATGAAAAAGGTCTTGGGCATTGTTTGGAACACGACAAATGACGTCCTGTCACCTCCAATGGACTCATTGGACCAGTTCCTGACAAAGAAAAGAGACACGAAGAGATGCTTACTTCAAGTTAGTGCACGAATATACGACCCCCTCGGCATTCTCTCGCCCTACACAGTCAAGGCAAAAATACTAAGTCAACGAGCGTGGGAATTGGGCATCGGATGGGACGACGAGCTACCCGAACACATCGGTAAAGAGTGGCAACAGTGGTGCAAGGGAATTCCATTTCTACCAAAGATCACTGTGCCAAGGGCAATCACAGACGATGACTCAGTTGTGTCCCGAAGTATTCATTGCTTCTGCGATGCGAGCCACCAAGCGTACGGTGCAGTGCTGCATCTGCGCACAGTGTACGAAGATGGACGCATAAATGTCGTTATCGTAGCTGCTAAATCGAGAGTAGCCCCACTAAAGCGAGTTTCACTCCCAAGACTTGAACTTTTGGGTGCTCTTGTGGGTGCTAGGCTTACTCACTACGTGACAGCAACTTTGAACTACGAAGGCCTCACCGTGCGGTATTGGACCGATTCGACCGTGGTTCTTCACTGGGTAAAAGGAAGCGCTAGTAGATGGAAACCCTTTGTTGCCAACCGCGTCACCGAGATTCAAAGTATGTGCAACCCTTCAGACTGGCATCACTGTCCAGGTGAATCTAATCCAGCTGATCTGCTGACAAGAGGAGTGCTGCCCGACATGCTCATGAAAGACGACTTCTGGTGGAAGGGACCTGAGTGGCTCAACAATGAAGAGGCCCTCTGGCCGAAATTCGAAGTTGACACCTTGGAGCTTCCTGAAACAACATCGcgagaggaaagaaaaaacgCAACAGCGATGATGGCGACGGATGCCGATGTTAGCACGCCACTCCTCACTCTTGAGAACCACAGTTCTCTTCTGACTGTGCTTCGAATCACCGCGTGGATCAAGCGTTTTATTCACAACTGTCGACAGAAAGATGCTAGGATTTCTGGCCCGCTCAGTGCGGCCGAAATCCAAAGTTCGCTGAGACAATGGATCCGCCAGGTGCAGAGGGAAAGCTTTCCAGGAGAACTGGAGATACTATCATCGGGCAAAAACACTGTCGGCGAAACGTCTCCACTACGAACCCTGTCACCCTTCGTGGACGAGGATCAAATAATGCGCTTGCGAGGAAGGCTGCAACAGCGCGATGCAGAGACAGCAGTTAAGCATCCCATAATTCTTCCCAAGGATCACGACTTCACTTCGAAACTCATCACGCAAGAGCATTTGCGACTTCTGCATGGAGGTGTTAGAGACACGTTAGTGCAGCTCCGTGAGTCCTATTGGATACTGAGAGGAAGGCAAGCAGTCAAATGA
- the LOC135392365 gene encoding uncharacterized protein LOC135392365, with product MFPGDGSQASTPATAATAATSMVPSSPSISRVAVRLPSFITAHPDLWFKMADSQFALAGITQQATKFHLIVSNLPPEIAVEVTDILTAPPTPNVYDDLRKAVTERIMTSERERLRQQLAAEKLGDLRPSQLLRRMHCLLRSRLPTFDRPLLKERFLSRLPHQTQMVLAALADSSAEALAEVAGRVELSRVTIAHVPTTSLAFEVVPPSTSGHVPQATERPSYAVPPSPADPVSLLRSEVQELRQLIDHRLACSVSQPFSFAQPPGRQPRPRFRSPRPRNPRPSSPHTRRLSSPHASGPYCFYHYNFGASARKCTAPCQWPGNDMGRR from the coding sequence ATGTTCCCAGGCGACGGTTCCCAAGCATCCACCCCTGCCACGGCGGCCACAGCGGCAACGTCCATGGTTCCGTCTTCCCCAAGCATCTCCCGTGTTGCTGTTCGGCTTCCTTCATTCATCACCGCCCATCCTGACCTATGGTTCAAAATGGCAGACAGTCAGTTCGCGCTGGCTGGCATCACCCAGCAAGCTACGAAGTTTCACCTCATAGTCAGCAACCTACCTCCGGAAATCGCGGTGGAAGTCACAGATATTCTGACggcaccccccacccccaacgTCTACGACGACCTTCGGAAGGCCGTCACGGAGAGAATCATGACGTCGGAGCGCGAGCGCTTGCGCCAGCAGCTAGCAGCCGAAAAACTCGGCGATCTCAGACCCAGTCAGCTGCTCCGACGTATGCACTGCCTCCTCCGCTCTCGGCTTCCAACCTTCGACCGACCCCTCCTGAAAGAACGTTTCCTGAGTCGGCTTCCTCACCAGACACAAATGGTACTCGCGGCACTTGCCGACTCTTCCGCGGAGGCACTGGCTGAAGTCGCCGGCCGGGTTGAGCTTTCACGAGTCACAATTGCCCATGTTCCCACCACATCTCTTGCTTTTGAGGTTGTGCCGCCCTCCACTTCTGGCCACGTTCCCCAAGCGACCGAGCGACCCTCCTACGCTGTGCCTCCTTCGCCTGCAGATCCAGTTTCCCTTCTTCGTTCGGAAGTTCAGGAACTCCGACAGCTTATTGACCATCGCCTTGCATGCAGCGTTTCGCAGCCGTTTTCCTTTGCACAGCCTCCAGGACGTCAACCTCGACCCCGCTTCCGAAGCCCTCGACCGCGCAATCCCCGCCCGTCCTCCCCTCACACGCGTCGCCTTTCATCACCACACGCGAGCGGCCcatattgtttctatcattacAATTTCGGTGCCTCGGCGCGCAAGTGCACCGCCCCTTGCCAATGGCCGGGAAACGACATGGGGCGTCGCTAG
- the LOC135392366 gene encoding uncharacterized protein LOC135392366 produces the protein MKMLVDTGAVVSVLPATVAHSRQAPIWFLTAVNNTGIPVFGQKSLTLHLGLRRQFTWLFTIVSVSQPILGAYFLERFGLMVDLARRRLVDSAPSLAVHGISTFASPQLRTEPLSALASPYADILKDFPSLTQPTDWSKPVKHDVVHKIITSGNQSPPGFADWPLKSWP, from the coding sequence ATGAAGATGCTCGTCGACACGGGTGCAGTCGTGAGCGTCCTTCCTGCAACAGTGGCTCACAGTCGTCAAGCTCCTATCTGGTTCCTGACGGCGGTGAATAACACCGGTATTCCCGTTTTCGGCCAAAAATCTCTGACCCTCCATCTCGGCCTGCGAAGGCAGTTCACATGGTTGTTTACCATCGTCTCCGTCAGCCAGCCCATCCTAGGCGCATATTTTCTCGAGCGGTTTGGCCTTATGGTGGACCTTGCTCGGCGTCGCCTCGTGGACTCTGCCCCATCGCTCGCAGTGCACGGAATCAGCACTTTCGCGTCCCCTCAACTTCGCACCGAGCCACTGTCTGCGCTTGCATCGCCATACGCCGACATCCTCAAGGACTTCCCGTCACTTACACAGCCCACCGATTGGTCCAAGCCTGTGAAGCATGATGTCGTCCACAAGATCATAACTTCTGGCAACCAGTCTCCTCCCGGTTTCGCCGACTGGCCCCTGAAAAGCTGGCCATAG